The Teredinibacter sp. KSP-S5-2 genome includes a window with the following:
- the dapE gene encoding succinyl-diaminopimelate desuccinylase — MTTQSPTLALTCDLIRRASVTPEDAGCQEQMISRLEAIGFKIERLRFEDVDNFWAVRGESGPIFAFAGHTDVVPSGKPEHWQTPPFEPTVIDGMLYGRGAADMKGSLACMVVACEQFIAQHPNHSGRIAFLITSDEEGIAANGTVKVVEWLEKQGEKITWCLVGEPSSTSKVGDTIKNGRRGSLGAELTVIGKQGHVAYPHLAENPVHTIAPALAELAATVWDNGNDFFPATSFQVSNFNSGTGATNVIPGEANIVFNFRFSTEVTADELKTRVENILDKHNIKRELGWHLSGQPFLTAKGELVDAAVNAIKSEAGINTELSTAGGTSDGRFIAPTGAQVLELGPVNATIHQVNESVSVADLEQLTCIYQKILENLLT; from the coding sequence ATGACAACTCAATCACCTACTCTCGCACTTACCTGCGATCTTATCCGCCGCGCCTCGGTTACACCCGAGGACGCGGGTTGTCAGGAACAAATGATCAGCCGCCTCGAGGCAATCGGTTTCAAAATCGAACGCTTACGCTTTGAGGACGTCGATAACTTTTGGGCTGTTCGCGGGGAGTCAGGCCCCATCTTCGCCTTTGCCGGTCACACAGATGTTGTGCCTTCGGGAAAACCGGAGCATTGGCAAACACCACCATTTGAGCCCACTGTAATTGACGGCATGCTGTATGGCCGAGGTGCTGCAGACATGAAAGGCAGCCTTGCCTGCATGGTGGTAGCCTGTGAACAGTTTATCGCTCAACACCCTAACCATTCTGGCCGCATCGCTTTCTTAATCACCAGTGATGAAGAAGGTATTGCCGCAAACGGCACGGTTAAGGTAGTGGAATGGCTGGAAAAACAAGGCGAAAAAATTACATGGTGCCTAGTCGGTGAACCCTCAAGCACAAGTAAAGTGGGCGATACCATTAAAAATGGACGTCGAGGCTCACTGGGTGCAGAACTAACAGTAATAGGCAAGCAAGGCCATGTTGCCTATCCACACCTGGCAGAAAATCCGGTACACACCATCGCCCCAGCACTTGCCGAATTAGCAGCAACGGTATGGGATAACGGCAATGATTTTTTTCCTGCGACCAGTTTTCAGGTATCCAACTTTAATAGCGGTACGGGTGCGACCAATGTCATTCCCGGTGAAGCGAATATCGTGTTTAATTTTCGCTTTTCCACAGAAGTCACTGCAGATGAATTAAAAACTCGCGTAGAAAATATATTGGATAAGCACAATATAAAACGCGAGCTGGGCTGGCACTTATCAGGCCAACCGTTTTTAACGGCAAAAGGCGAATTGGTTGACGCTGCGGTAAACGCCATAAAATCTGAAGCGGGAATTAACACTGAGTTGTCGACTGCAGGAGGCACGTCCGATGGTCGTTTTATCGCGCCGACAGGTGCTCAGGTACTTGAACTTGGCCCCGTCAACGCAACGATTCATCAGGTAAACGAATCCGTAAGTGTTGCCGACCTGGAACAACTTACCTGTATTTATCAAAAAATACTGGAAAACCTGCTAACCTGA
- the dapD gene encoding 2,3,4,5-tetrahydropyridine-2,6-dicarboxylate N-succinyltransferase, with the protein MTKLYSLGFGIGTQNSKNEWLEIFYPQPLLNPSEAIAKAVASALDYTSGNQAISLNVSQLSTIADNLAQAGEGQLAELVSTLKSSERPLVAVLLENDEAPTSVPEAYLKLHLLSHRLVKPHETNLNGAFGVLPNVAWTNEGAIDIEELPERQLQARLLGKTLTVECVDKFPKMTNYVVPKGVRIAHTARVRLGAHIGEGTTVMHEGFVNFNAGTLGTSMIEGRISAGVVVGEGSDLGGGCSTMGTLSGGGNIVISVGKESLIGANAGIGIPLGDRCIVESGLYITAGTKVALLDDKNQLVEHIKARDLAGKADLLFRRNSLTGAVECKTNKSAIALNEELHANN; encoded by the coding sequence ATGACAAAGCTATACAGCTTAGGTTTTGGTATCGGTACCCAAAATAGCAAAAACGAATGGCTGGAAATTTTCTACCCGCAGCCACTACTAAACCCAAGCGAAGCGATTGCTAAAGCCGTGGCTTCTGCACTGGATTACACCTCAGGTAATCAGGCCATTAGCCTGAATGTATCTCAACTTTCCACTATCGCAGACAACCTTGCCCAAGCAGGGGAAGGTCAACTTGCGGAACTAGTAAGCACACTGAAGAGCAGTGAACGCCCTCTGGTAGCAGTGCTGCTTGAAAACGACGAAGCCCCCACTTCGGTGCCTGAGGCTTATTTAAAGCTTCACCTTCTGTCGCACCGTTTGGTTAAGCCTCACGAAACCAACTTGAACGGTGCTTTTGGTGTACTGCCAAACGTTGCCTGGACCAACGAAGGCGCTATCGACATTGAAGAGTTACCAGAACGTCAATTACAGGCTCGCCTGCTTGGCAAAACGCTAACCGTAGAATGTGTCGATAAATTCCCGAAAATGACCAACTACGTTGTACCGAAAGGTGTTCGTATTGCTCATACCGCTCGCGTTCGCCTGGGCGCACATATCGGCGAAGGCACCACGGTTATGCACGAAGGCTTCGTCAACTTTAACGCTGGCACCCTGGGCACGAGTATGATTGAAGGTCGTATATCCGCTGGCGTTGTGGTTGGCGAAGGTTCGGACCTTGGCGGCGGCTGCTCCACCATGGGAACACTGTCCGGTGGCGGCAACATCGTAATTTCTGTCGGCAAGGAAAGCCTGATCGGTGCTAATGCCGGTATTGGTATCCCATTGGGAGACCGCTGTATCGTCGAGTCTGGCCTGTACATAACCGCCGGCACCAAAGTCGCATTACTAGACGATAAAAACCAATTGGTTGAACATATCAAAGCAAGAGACCTTGCAGGCAAAGCAGACCTGTTATTCCGTCGCAATTCATTGACTGGTGCAGTTGAGTGCAAAACCAACAAGTCCGCTATCGCACTGAATGAAGAATTGCACGCGAACAACTAA
- a CDS encoding arsenate reductase, producing MTKIYGIKNCDTVRKALKWLTTNNIDHSYHDFREDGLTQQQVAAWMTEMGPDKLVNKRSTSWKQISESQQQALLNGEGIDTLIEIPTLIKRPVLETRGKIYLGFKPAEYESIF from the coding sequence ATGACCAAAATTTACGGCATTAAGAATTGCGACACTGTGCGCAAAGCCCTCAAGTGGCTAACCACAAACAATATTGATCATAGCTATCATGACTTTAGAGAAGATGGCCTGACTCAACAGCAGGTTGCGGCCTGGATGACAGAAATGGGGCCAGACAAGCTGGTAAACAAACGCAGCACCAGCTGGAAACAAATTTCCGAAAGCCAACAGCAGGCTTTATTAAACGGCGAAGGTATCGATACCTTGATCGAGATTCCAACCTTGATCAAACGTCCGGTATTGGAAACCCGAGGCAAGATATACCTTGGTTTTAAACCCGCCGAATACGAATCCATTTTTTAA
- the nth gene encoding endonuclease III: protein MTAKNLLKHERVAFIHQELKRLYPKPPIPLDHKDSYTLLVAVLLSAQCTDERVNQVTPGLWKLADNPFDMAKQTVEDIKAIIHPCGLSPQKSKAIYTLSNILVDKYNGEVPADMNALEALPGVGHKTASVVMAQAFGEPSFPVDTHIHRLAQRWGLTSGKNVSQTEKDLKRLFPKESWNDLHLQIIYYGREYCSARGCDGTVCPICRTCYPQRKKPKAVKKA from the coding sequence ATGACAGCAAAAAACCTGCTTAAACATGAGCGTGTGGCATTTATCCACCAGGAACTCAAGCGGTTGTACCCTAAGCCACCAATTCCTCTGGATCATAAAGACTCCTACACGTTATTGGTGGCGGTATTGTTATCGGCACAATGCACAGACGAGCGTGTCAACCAAGTCACTCCGGGACTGTGGAAATTGGCGGACAACCCGTTTGATATGGCCAAACAGACGGTAGAGGATATAAAAGCAATCATACACCCCTGTGGCTTGTCCCCCCAAAAGTCCAAAGCCATCTACACGCTTTCCAACATCTTGGTGGACAAATACAACGGCGAAGTTCCCGCAGACATGAATGCCTTAGAGGCTCTGCCCGGCGTCGGCCATAAAACGGCCAGCGTGGTCATGGCACAGGCATTTGGCGAGCCCTCATTTCCTGTAGACACCCATATCCATCGACTGGCACAACGCTGGGGGCTGACCTCAGGCAAAAATGTGAGCCAAACGGAGAAAGACCTTAAAAGGCTATTCCCCAAGGAGTCCTGGAACGACCTGCACTTACAGATCATCTACTACGGACGGGAGTACTGTTCCGCGCGAGGCTGCGACGGCACTGTCTGCCCCATTTGCAGAACCTGCTACCCTCAGAGAAAAAAACCAAAAGCCGTAAAAAAAGCCTAG
- the dapC gene encoding succinyldiaminopimelate transaminase produces the protein MNPNLALLQPYPFEKLNQLKGQVSPPEQLNHIALSIGEPKHEPPQFVLDEMQLHLGKVANYAATKGLPELRQAIALWAEKRFNLSAQSLDPEKHILPVNGSREALFAFTQAVVDATQPAKVVMPNPFYQIYEGAALLAGAEPVFANCTGSSNYLADLDSISEAIWQKTQMIFICTPGNPTGAVIPMEQLKQLINLSEKYDFIIASDECYSELYFDEQTPPPGLLQACQELGNTSFERCVVFHSLSKRSNLPGLRSGFVAGDAEIMQKFLLYRTYHGCAMPLHTQLASITAWDDEEHVIKNREAYRQKFDAVLSILDGHLSVEKPEASFYLWPETPIADTDFAQQLFAQQNVTVLPGSYLARDTAQGNPGQNRVRMALVASIQECIDAANRIKTFMSTLG, from the coding sequence ATGAACCCAAATCTTGCACTCTTACAACCCTACCCCTTTGAAAAACTCAACCAACTTAAGGGGCAGGTATCACCACCGGAACAACTGAACCATATCGCATTATCAATCGGCGAACCCAAGCATGAGCCACCGCAATTTGTGCTTGATGAAATGCAATTGCATTTAGGGAAAGTCGCCAATTACGCGGCAACAAAAGGCTTACCCGAACTAAGGCAGGCAATCGCGCTCTGGGCAGAAAAAAGATTTAATTTATCCGCACAATCGCTCGACCCCGAAAAGCATATACTGCCAGTAAACGGCTCTCGGGAAGCACTTTTTGCGTTCACTCAGGCTGTCGTCGATGCAACACAACCTGCAAAAGTGGTCATGCCCAACCCGTTTTATCAAATCTATGAAGGGGCAGCGTTACTTGCTGGAGCAGAGCCCGTTTTTGCCAACTGCACAGGTAGCTCAAATTATCTGGCGGATCTGGACAGTATTAGCGAAGCGATCTGGCAAAAAACTCAGATGATATTTATCTGCACCCCTGGCAACCCCACCGGTGCAGTGATTCCGATGGAGCAACTTAAACAGCTCATCAACCTTTCGGAAAAATATGACTTTATCATCGCCAGCGATGAATGCTATTCCGAACTGTATTTCGACGAACAAACCCCGCCACCAGGGTTGTTGCAAGCCTGCCAGGAACTCGGCAATACATCCTTTGAACGCTGTGTGGTATTTCATAGCTTATCAAAACGTTCAAACCTGCCGGGATTGCGCTCCGGTTTTGTTGCTGGCGACGCAGAAATTATGCAAAAGTTTTTGCTCTATAGAACCTACCACGGCTGTGCTATGCCCTTGCACACCCAACTGGCAAGCATCACCGCGTGGGACGATGAAGAACATGTAATAAAAAACAGAGAAGCGTACCGGCAGAAGTTTGATGCTGTCTTGTCGATTCTAGATGGTCACCTGAGCGTCGAAAAACCGGAAGCGAGTTTTTACCTTTGGCCAGAAACGCCCATTGCCGATACCGATTTTGCTCAACAGCTTTTTGCACAACAAAACGTGACCGTACTTCCTGGTAGCTATCTGGCCAGAGACACCGCACAAGGCAACCCTGGGCAAAATCGCGTTCGCATGGCATTAGTTGCCTCTATACAAGAATGCATCGACGCCGCAAATCGCATTAAAACATTTATGAGCACCCTGGGCTAA
- a CDS encoding [protein-PII] uridylyltransferase, translating into MSLYASLPKDEIAKQLPDYAPQPLFFNQSQFREDLCQKPVVGVFKNAISGVDLHLRDRFFEGNSVRQLVAERALFTDLILHYAWHQFNWKDDIALIAVGGYGRGELHPKSDLDILILLDDTAGEKYNENLEKFVAFLWDIGLEVGSSVRTMSECLAIAKEDITVATNVLECRRLAGNDKLRDELQIRTDPYHMWPISEFYQAKWAEQKERHRKNNDTEYNLEPNIKNAPGGLRDLQMITWVAKRYYAVQTLKQLVGKDFFTDHEFAILRNSEEYLWKVRFGLHIITNRAEERLLFEYQRELAKIFGYEDNEKGLAVEQFMHDYYRTVSALAELNDVLLQYLDESIHERHKREKYRKINNRFQLRDNYIEVTRNTVFDETPSALLEIFLIMGRNPSIFGVRGSTIRLIRERRWLIDENFRKDPENNRLFMELFSLGYGLVSQLTRMKRYGILSRYLPEFGKIVGQMQHDLFHRYTVDAHTILVIRNMRRFTYPEEEKLFPVAAHIMKRLPKPELLYIAGLFHDIGKGRGGDHSVIGAQEVILFCEQHGLSNRETRLISWLVEKHLLMSYVSQKQDITDPEVIHNFALQMGDQMHLDYLYALTVADMCGTNPEIWNTWRASLMRQLYLETKRALRRGLENTIDKQEVISETQQLALLKLQDKGINEQEARSLWDVMSDEYFIRENHIDIAWHTEAMATHNSPDPLIIIKQTSSLAFKGATQIFIRWKNSQHVFSAATNNLANQGLIIQDAKIYSSNDGYTLDTFYVLDENYEPLPNDPTTYSKIAKSLKDELMLIGDYSNTIRRRTPRELKQFSIPTSTRISNDIGNNYTVLEVITPDRPGLLASIARIFMEFNIEVQNAKISTLGERTEDIFFITTAEGTPLSDPDLCIALQEKICARLDRQVKKELHT; encoded by the coding sequence ATGTCCCTATACGCATCACTGCCGAAGGACGAAATCGCCAAACAACTTCCGGACTACGCACCACAACCTCTGTTTTTTAATCAATCGCAATTTCGCGAAGACCTTTGCCAAAAACCAGTTGTGGGCGTATTCAAAAATGCCATTTCTGGAGTTGACCTGCATTTACGGGATCGTTTTTTTGAAGGCAACAGTGTTCGCCAACTGGTAGCAGAGCGTGCACTATTTACGGACTTGATCCTGCATTACGCCTGGCACCAATTTAATTGGAAGGACGATATTGCACTAATTGCCGTTGGCGGCTATGGCCGTGGTGAGTTACACCCAAAATCCGACCTCGACATTCTTATTTTGCTCGACGATACAGCAGGCGAAAAATACAACGAGAACCTGGAAAAATTCGTTGCATTTCTGTGGGATATCGGCCTTGAAGTTGGCAGCTCCGTTCGCACCATGAGTGAATGCCTGGCTATCGCCAAAGAAGACATTACCGTTGCCACCAATGTACTCGAATGTCGACGACTTGCAGGCAACGACAAACTCCGTGACGAACTTCAAATTCGGACTGACCCCTACCACATGTGGCCAATTTCCGAGTTTTACCAAGCAAAATGGGCCGAACAAAAAGAACGTCATAGAAAAAATAACGATACCGAATACAACCTTGAACCCAATATAAAAAATGCACCGGGTGGGTTGCGCGACCTACAAATGATTACTTGGGTTGCAAAACGTTACTATGCAGTTCAAACGCTTAAGCAACTTGTTGGTAAAGATTTTTTTACTGATCACGAATTCGCGATTTTGCGCAATAGCGAAGAATATTTATGGAAAGTTCGCTTCGGGCTTCACATTATTACCAACCGAGCAGAAGAACGTCTACTGTTTGAATATCAACGAGAACTGGCAAAAATATTTGGCTATGAAGACAATGAAAAAGGCCTCGCGGTTGAGCAGTTCATGCACGATTACTACCGCACAGTCTCGGCACTTGCAGAATTAAATGATGTATTACTGCAATACCTCGATGAATCCATTCACGAAAGGCACAAACGAGAAAAATATCGTAAAATCAACAACCGTTTCCAACTCCGGGATAACTATATCGAAGTAACCCGAAATACCGTATTCGATGAAACCCCAAGCGCATTACTGGAAATATTTTTAATCATGGGTCGCAACCCATCTATTTTTGGTGTGCGTGGCTCAACCATACGTTTAATCCGGGAACGCCGCTGGTTAATTGACGAGAACTTCAGAAAAGACCCGGAAAACAACCGGCTATTTATGGAATTATTTTCTCTGGGTTACGGGCTGGTGAGTCAGCTAACCAGAATGAAACGTTACGGAATACTCAGTCGATACCTACCCGAGTTCGGAAAAATTGTCGGGCAAATGCAGCACGATTTATTTCATCGCTATACAGTAGACGCCCATACTATTTTAGTGATACGTAATATGCGTAGATTTACTTATCCAGAAGAAGAAAAACTTTTTCCTGTTGCTGCGCATATTATGAAACGCCTGCCAAAACCGGAACTATTGTATATCGCGGGTTTATTTCACGATATTGGCAAAGGCAGAGGCGGAGACCACTCGGTTATCGGTGCACAAGAAGTTATTCTATTTTGCGAACAACACGGTCTATCCAACAGAGAGACCCGTTTGATTTCCTGGCTGGTGGAAAAGCACCTCTTAATGTCATACGTATCTCAAAAGCAAGACATTACCGACCCGGAAGTCATTCATAATTTTGCATTGCAAATGGGCGACCAGATGCATTTGGATTATTTATATGCATTAACCGTGGCCGATATGTGTGGCACCAACCCGGAAATATGGAACACCTGGCGCGCAAGCTTAATGCGCCAGCTATACCTGGAAACCAAGCGCGCATTGAGGCGCGGACTGGAAAACACCATCGACAAACAGGAAGTCATATCAGAGACCCAACAGCTTGCTCTGCTCAAACTTCAGGACAAAGGCATCAACGAACAGGAAGCACGCAGTTTGTGGGATGTCATGAGCGACGAGTATTTTATTCGGGAAAACCATATCGATATAGCTTGGCACACCGAAGCCATGGCCACACACAACAGCCCAGACCCACTGATTATTATTAAACAAACATCCAGCCTTGCCTTTAAAGGAGCAACGCAAATATTTATTCGCTGGAAAAACTCACAACACGTTTTTTCGGCCGCCACCAACAATTTGGCGAATCAGGGGTTAATCATCCAGGATGCAAAAATATATTCATCCAACGACGGATACACGCTCGATACATTTTATGTATTAGATGAAAACTATGAACCACTCCCTAACGACCCAACAACCTATAGCAAAATTGCAAAATCGTTAAAAGATGAGCTAATGCTCATAGGTGATTACAGCAATACCATTCGCCGAAGAACACCACGGGAGCTGAAGCAATTTTCTATACCAACCAGTACACGTATTAGTAATGACATAGGCAATAATTACACCGTACTGGAAGTCATCACTCCAGACCGTCCGGGATTACTCGCCAGCATAGCCCGTATTTTTATGGAGTTTAATATTGAAGTACAAAACGCTAAGATATCCACCCTAGGAGAAAGAACGGAAGACATATTCTTCATCACTACCGCAGAAGGCACACCACTTAGCGACCCTGACCTATGTATTGCATTGCAGGAAAAAATTTGCGCTCGACTCGACAGACAAGTTAAAAAAGAGCTACACACCTGA
- the map gene encoding type I methionyl aminopeptidase gives MSVTIKTPEEIEKMRVVGKMAAQTLEMIEEYVVAGVSTAELDRICHDFITKDLKAIPAPLNYKGFPKSICTSINQVVCHGIPSAKKILKSGDILNIDVTVIFDGYHGDTSKMFYVGQVAPHAHRLSKITQECLYKGIEVVKPGAKLGDIGYVIQQHAEANHYAVVRDYCGHGIGKVFHEEPQVLHYGSKNTGMELKEGMTFTIEPMINAGKYQTKLKNDGWTVETRDGRLSAQWEHTLAVTANGVEVLTARSEESF, from the coding sequence TTGTCTGTTACGATAAAAACGCCTGAAGAAATCGAAAAAATGCGAGTCGTTGGTAAAATGGCAGCGCAGACCTTGGAGATGATCGAAGAATATGTTGTTGCCGGAGTAAGCACGGCGGAACTGGATCGCATATGCCATGACTTTATCACCAAAGACCTTAAGGCTATTCCGGCGCCATTAAACTACAAGGGCTTTCCCAAATCCATTTGCACTTCAATTAATCAGGTCGTATGCCACGGAATTCCCTCTGCAAAAAAAATATTAAAAAGCGGCGATATATTAAATATTGATGTCACTGTTATTTTTGACGGCTATCACGGGGATACAAGCAAAATGTTTTATGTTGGTCAGGTCGCACCACATGCCCACCGACTATCAAAAATCACCCAAGAGTGTCTGTATAAAGGTATTGAAGTCGTTAAACCCGGAGCCAAACTTGGCGATATTGGCTACGTTATCCAACAGCACGCAGAAGCCAACCATTACGCTGTTGTAAGAGACTATTGTGGTCACGGTATCGGAAAAGTATTCCACGAAGAGCCGCAGGTTTTACACTATGGCAGTAAAAATACCGGCATGGAATTAAAGGAAGGCATGACCTTCACTATTGAACCCATGATCAATGCCGGCAAATATCAGACAAAACTTAAAAACGATGGCTGGACAGTAGAGACACGAGACGGACGCCTCTCCGCTCAATGGGAGCACACGCTCGCAGTAACCGCCAATGGTGTTGAAGTATTGACGGCTCGTAGCGAGGAATCTTTTTAA
- the rpsB gene encoding 30S ribosomal protein S2, giving the protein MPSVSMKEMLQAGVHFGHQTRYWNPKMSQYIFGARNKIHIINLEHTVPAFNEALAVVKQLASQKKKILFVGTKRAAQKSVKEQATRAGMPYVSHRWLGGMLTNYKTIRASIRRFRELETQSQDGTFEKLTKKEALMRTRMMDKLELSIGGIKDMGGLPDALFVIDVDHERIAVQEANKLGIPVIGVVDTNSDPAGVDYIVPGNDDAIRAIKLYTTAMADACMFGAKDASGVPNKDEFVEVDDEPAASGE; this is encoded by the coding sequence ATGCCAAGTGTAAGCATGAAAGAAATGCTACAAGCGGGTGTTCACTTTGGACACCAAACCCGTTACTGGAACCCAAAGATGTCTCAATACATCTTCGGTGCGCGTAACAAGATTCATATCATCAACCTGGAGCACACTGTTCCGGCGTTCAACGAAGCTCTGGCTGTTGTTAAGCAGTTGGCTTCACAGAAGAAAAAGATTCTATTCGTTGGCACCAAGCGTGCTGCTCAGAAGTCTGTTAAAGAGCAAGCTACCCGCGCTGGTATGCCATATGTTAGTCACCGCTGGTTGGGTGGTATGTTGACTAACTACAAAACTATCCGTGCTTCTATCCGTCGTTTCCGTGAATTGGAGACTCAAAGCCAGGATGGAACTTTTGAAAAGCTTACTAAGAAAGAAGCGTTAATGCGTACCCGTATGATGGATAAGCTTGAGCTGTCTATCGGTGGTATTAAGGATATGGGCGGCTTGCCTGACGCGCTATTTGTTATCGATGTTGATCATGAGCGTATTGCAGTTCAGGAAGCGAACAAGCTTGGCATTCCTGTAATTGGCGTGGTTGATACAAACAGTGACCCTGCCGGTGTTGATTACATCGTTCCAGGTAACGACGATGCGATTCGCGCAATCAAACTATACACAACAGCTATGGCTGATGCTTGTATGTTTGGAGCGAAGGACGCAAGTGGTGTGCCTAATAAAGACGAATTTGTAGAGGTTGATGACGAGCCAGCAGCGTCCGGCGAGTAA
- the tsf gene encoding translation elongation factor Ts, protein MAVSASLVKELRERTGLGMMECKKALQETDGDIDVAIENLRKASGLKAAKKADRTAAEGIVAAKVAEDGSYGVLVEVNSETDFVARDDGFLAFANSVLDKAFNEKAGSIEALVDEELENTRQALVQKIGENIGIRRVALVQPESGIVGAYVHSNNRIAVVVELSAGESELAKDVAMHVAAVNPRVVRSEDMPEEVVQSEKEIIKAQPDMAGKPDEIVEKMMTGRINKFLKENSLIDQPFVKNPEVTVGQLAKDGGAEVVAFVRFEVGEGIEKKEEDFAAEVAAQVAAAK, encoded by the coding sequence ATGGCAGTTTCTGCTTCTTTAGTGAAAGAACTTCGTGAACGCACCGGTTTGGGTATGATGGAGTGTAAAAAAGCGCTTCAAGAAACCGATGGTGATATTGATGTAGCGATTGAAAATCTTCGTAAAGCTTCTGGCTTGAAAGCGGCTAAAAAAGCTGACCGCACTGCTGCGGAAGGTATTGTAGCGGCTAAAGTTGCAGAAGATGGCAGCTATGGCGTGCTTGTTGAAGTTAACAGTGAAACGGACTTTGTTGCCCGTGACGACGGTTTCCTGGCCTTTGCTAACTCTGTTTTGGATAAGGCGTTCAATGAAAAAGCTGGTTCTATTGAGGCTTTGGTTGATGAAGAGCTTGAAAACACTCGTCAGGCGCTAGTACAGAAAATCGGTGAAAATATTGGTATTCGTCGAGTAGCTTTGGTGCAGCCAGAGTCTGGAATAGTCGGTGCTTACGTTCATTCAAATAACCGAATCGCTGTTGTTGTTGAGTTGAGTGCGGGTGAGTCTGAGCTTGCGAAAGATGTCGCGATGCATGTTGCTGCTGTTAACCCTCGTGTTGTCCGTTCAGAAGATATGCCGGAAGAAGTGGTTCAGTCTGAAAAAGAAATCATCAAGGCTCAGCCTGATATGGCCGGCAAGCCAGACGAAATCGTCGAGAAAATGATGACTGGTCGCATCAATAAGTTCTTGAAAGAAAACAGTTTGATTGATCAACCATTTGTTAAAAACCCAGAAGTCACTGTCGGCCAGTTGGCTAAAGATGGTGGTGCGGAAGTTGTTGCTTTCGTTCGCTTTGAAGTGGGTGAAGGTATCGAGAAGAAAGAAGAAGACTTCGCTGCTGAAGTTGCTGCACAGGTTGCTGCAGCCAAATAA
- the pyrH gene encoding UMP kinase, with product MSNTSDVKYKRVLLKLSGEQLMGNLNFGIDPEFLAKMADLVGGLVDAGVQVGLVIGGGNIYRGAALSKAGMDRVTGDHMGMLATVMNALAMRDALEKIGKPCTAMSAFAMNGVTEHYDRRKAMRLLDAGEVVIFTAGTGNPFFTTDSAACLRGIEIGADLVLKGTKVDGVYTADPMKDPTATKYDSLSYDEVLAQKLGVMDLTAICLCQDHDMPVYVYKSDKKGALMNIIRGENEGTLIHAGK from the coding sequence ATGTCCAACACCTCAGATGTCAAATATAAGCGAGTTCTTCTCAAATTGAGCGGCGAACAGCTCATGGGTAACCTGAATTTCGGGATTGATCCAGAGTTTTTGGCTAAAATGGCCGATTTGGTCGGTGGCTTAGTAGATGCAGGTGTGCAAGTAGGGCTGGTTATCGGCGGTGGAAACATATATCGCGGCGCAGCATTAAGCAAAGCCGGTATGGATCGCGTAACTGGCGACCACATGGGTATGTTGGCAACTGTGATGAACGCCCTGGCAATGCGCGATGCATTGGAGAAAATTGGCAAGCCTTGTACTGCAATGTCCGCTTTTGCTATGAATGGTGTTACTGAACACTATGATCGTCGTAAAGCCATGCGTCTTTTGGATGCCGGTGAAGTGGTGATTTTTACGGCCGGTACTGGTAATCCGTTCTTTACAACGGACTCTGCTGCTTGTCTGCGTGGTATTGAGATCGGCGCTGATCTAGTGTTGAAAGGAACTAAAGTTGACGGTGTGTATACTGCTGACCCAATGAAAGATCCGACTGCGACGAAATACGACAGTCTGTCTTACGATGAAGTCCTTGCTCAAAAATTGGGTGTTATGGACTTAACTGCAATTTGTTTGTGCCAAGACCACGATATGCCTGTTTATGTTTATAAGAGTGATAAAAAAGGTGCTCTAATGAATATTATTCGTGGTGAAAACGAAGGTACTTTGATTCACGCTGGGAAATAA